The Halococcus salsus nucleotide sequence CGTCCGTGCCCGAGGCCGCGTCCATGCGCGGACGCAGGTGTTCGTTGCATTGTGCCTTCGAGTGGTCGTCGCAATCACCAACGACGAACGAGGAGACAATCCGGGCCGCGAGATGCTCACGGCATGAGACGGATTCTATGACACGCTCGCAACAGGCTAAGCAATTCCGGAGGCCGGATTGCTACTCGAGGTCGAAGCGGTCGAGCGCCATCACGTCGCTCCAGGCGTCGACGAAGTCCTCGACGAACTTCTCTTCGGCGTCGTCGGCGAAGTAGGCGTCTGCGGTGGCGCGGAGGCGAGCGTTCGAGCCGAAGATCAGATCGAACCGGGTGGCTTCCCACTCGACCTCGCCGGTGTCGCGGTCGCGGACCTCAAAGATCTCGTTGTTTTCATCGACTGGCTCCCACTCGTAGTCCATATCGAGTAGGTTCACGAAGAAGTCGTTACTGAGCGTGCCCGGCTGGTCCGTGAAGACGCCGCGGCCAGTATCCTGGTAGGTCGCGCCGAGCATACGCATCCCGCCGACGAGCACCGTCATTTCCGGGACAGACAGGTTCAGCAGTTCTGCCTTGTCGACCATCCGCTCCTCCGGGGAGTCATAGAGGTCGTCGTACTCACCGCCGAAGTAGTTCCGGAACGCGTCGACTTTCGGTTCGAGCACCTCGAAGGACTCGACATCGGTCTGCGCTTGTGTCGCGTCCGTACGACCGGGTTCGAACGGTACCTCGACGTCGTAGCCGGCATCCGCCGCGGCCTCCTCGATGGCCGCGTTCCCGCCGAGTACGATGAGGTCGGCGAGCGAGACGCGCACATCGTCGGAGCGTGAGTCGTTGAACTCCGTCTGGACGGCTTCGAGGGTCCCGAGTACCGTCTCCAGCTCCTCGGGCTCATTCACTTCCCAGCTCCGCTGGGGTTCGAGACGGAGGTGCGCGCCGTTCGCGCCGCCGCGCTTGTCGCTGTCGCGGTACGTCGATGCCGACGCCCACGCGGTCTTGACCAGCTGGGAGCGTGAGAGATCCGAGGCGAGGAGTTTCTCCGTGAGTTCGGCGATCTCTTCGTCGCCGACGAGTTCGTAGTCGGCGTCCGGGACGGGGTCCTGCCAGATGAACGTCTCGTCAGGGACCTCCGGGCCGAGGAACCGCTCGGGCGGGCCCATGTCGCGGTGGATCAGTTTGTACCACGCCCGCGAGAACGCCTCCTGGAACTCCTCGGGACTCTCTTGGAAGCGCTCGAGGATCTCCCGGTAGTCGTCGTCGTGTTTCAGAGCGACGTCCGTCGTCAGCATCATCGGCTGTTCCGTCTCCGACGGGTCCTGCGTGCCGGGTGCGTCGTCGATGTCGTCGCCGACTGGCTGCCACTGCCAGGCACCGCCGGGCCCCTTGACGGAGGTCCAATCGTAGTCCAACAAGTTGTCGAGATAGTTCATATCCCACTGGATCGGCGTAGCGTTCCAGGGACCTTCGATGCCGCTGCTGATCATCCCGGCTTTGTCGAAGTCGTGGTTCCAGCCGAGGCCCTGCTCCTCGATTGGCGCTGCCTCGGG carries:
- the katG gene encoding catalase/peroxidase HPI; amino-acid sequence: MTWSNQEWWPDQLRLDILDDNTADTNPYGEGFDYAEEFEKLDLNEVKSDIEDVMTDSQDWWPADYGHYGPFFIRMAWHSAGTYRTADGRAGAAGGLQRLPPESSWPDNVSLDKARRLLQPVKKKHGKRLSWGDLIVLAGNVALESMGFETYGFAGGREDEFNSNEAVEWGPETEWETTSPERFTDGEVGNLKDPLGNTVMGLIYVNPEGPYGEPDVEGSAANIREEFDRMAMDDEETVALIAGGHTFGKVHGADDPDEHQGPEPEAAPIEEQGLGWNHDFDKAGMISSGIEGPWNATPIQWDMNYLDNLLDYDWTSVKGPGGAWQWQPVGDDIDDAPGTQDPSETEQPMMLTTDVALKHDDDYREILERFQESPEEFQEAFSRAWYKLIHRDMGPPERFLGPEVPDETFIWQDPVPDADYELVGDEEIAELTEKLLASDLSRSQLVKTAWASASTYRDSDKRGGANGAHLRLEPQRSWEVNEPEELETVLGTLEAVQTEFNDSRSDDVRVSLADLIVLGGNAAIEEAAADAGYDVEVPFEPGRTDATQAQTDVESFEVLEPKVDAFRNYFGGEYDDLYDSPEERMVDKAELLNLSVPEMTVLVGGMRMLGATYQDTGRGVFTDQPGTLSNDFFVNLLDMDYEWEPVDENNEIFEVRDRDTGEVEWEATRFDLIFGSNARLRATADAYFADDAEEKFVEDFVDAWSDVMALDRFDLE